One region of Tamandua tetradactyla isolate mTamTet1 chromosome 6, mTamTet1.pri, whole genome shotgun sequence genomic DNA includes:
- the MINK1 gene encoding misshapen-like kinase 1 isoform X6 — MGDPAPARSLDDIDLSALRDPAGIFELVEVVGNGTYGQVYKGRHVKTGQLAAIKVMDVTEDEEEEIKQEINMLKKYSHHRNIATYYGAFIKKSPPGNDDQLWLVMEFCGAGSVTDLVKNTKGNALKEDCIAYICREILRGLAHLHAHKVIHRDIKGQNVLLTENAEVKLVDFGVSAQLDRTVGRRNTFIGTPYWMAPEVIACDENPDATYDYRSDIWSLGITAIEMAEGAPPLCDMHPMRALFLIPRNPPPRLKSKKWSKKFIDFIDTCLIKTYLSRPPTEQLLKFPFIRDQPTERQVRIQLKDHIDRSRKKRGEKEETEYEYSGSEEEDDSHGEEGEPSSIMNVPGESTLRREFLRLQQENKSNSEALKQQQQLQQQQQRDPEAHIKHLLHQRQRRIEEQKEERRRVEEQQRREREQRKLQEKEQQRRLEDRQALRREEERRQAEREQEYKRKQLEEQRQSERLQRQLQQEHAYLKSLQQQQQQQQLQKQQQQQQQQQQILPGDRKPLYHYGRGINPADKPAWAREVEERTRMNKQQNSPLAKTKPSSTGPEPPVPQASPGPPGPLSQTPPMQRPVEPQEGPHKSLVAHRVPLKPYAAPVPRSQSLQDQPTRNLAAFPASHDPDPATLTPTATPGARGAIIRQNSDPTSEGPGPSPSPNPPTWVRPDNEAPPKVPQRTSSIATALNTSGAAGSRPAQAVRARPRSNSAWQIYLQRRAERGTPKPPGPPAQPPGPPNACSNPDLRRSDPGWERSDSVLPASHGHLPQAGSLERNRVGASSKLDSSPVFSPGNKAKPEDHRSRPGRPASYKRAIGEDFVLLKERTLDEAPRPPKKAMDYSSSSEEVESSDEDEEEGDGEPSEGSRDTPGARDGDTDSVSTMVVHDVEEMSGTQTPYGGGTMVVQRTPEEERSLLHADSNGYTNLPDVVQPSHSPTENSKGQSPPSKDGGSDYQSRGLVKAPGKSSFTMFVDLGIYQPGGSGDTIPITALVGGEGGRLDQLQYDVRKGSVVNVNPTNTRAHSETPEIRKYKKRFNSEILCAALWGVNLLVGTENGLMLLDRSGQGKVYGLIGRRRFQQMDVLEGLNLLITISGKRNKLRVYYLSWLRNKILHNDPEVEKKQGWTTVGDMEGCGHYRVVKYERIKFLVIALKSSVEVYAWAPKPYHKFMAFKSFADLPHRPLLVDLTVEEGQRLKVIYGSSAGFHAVDVDSGNSYDIYIPVHIQSQITPHAIIFLPNADGLEMLLCYEDEGVYVNTYGRIIKDVVLQWGEMPTSVAYICSNQIMGWGEKAIEIRSVETGHLDGVFMHKRAQRLKFLCERNDKVFFASVRSGGSSQVYFMTLNRNCIMNW, encoded by the exons GACCCTGCTGGAATCTTTGAGCTGGTGGAAGTAGTTGGCAATGGAACCTATGGACAAGTGTACAAG GGTCGACATGTCAAGACGGGGCAGCTGGCTGCCATCAAGGTCATGGACGTCACAGAG GATGAGGAGGAAGAAATTAAACAGGAGATCAACATGTTGAAAAAATATTCTCACCACCGTAACATTGCCACCTACTACGGAGCCTTCATCAAGAAGAGCCCCCCAGGAAACGATGACCAGCTCTGG CTGGTGATGGAGTTCTGTGGTGCTGGCTCAGTGACTGACCTGGTAAAGAACACGAAAGGGAATGCCCTGAAGGAGGATTGTATTGCCTACATCTGCAGGGAGATCCTCAGG GGTCTGGCCCATCTCCATGCCCATAAGGTCATCCATCGAGACATCAAGGGACAGAATGTGCTGCTGACAGAGAACGCCGAGGTCAAGCTAG TGGATTTTGGGGTGAGTGCTCAGCTGGACCGCACCGTGGGCAGGCGGAACACTTTCATTGGGACCCCCTATTGGATGGCCCCAGAGGTCATCGCTTGTGATGAAAACCCTGATGCCACCTATGATTACAGG AGCGACATTTGGTCTCTAGGAATCACAGCCATTGAGATGGCAGAAGGAGCTCCCC CTCTGTGTGACATGCATCCTATGCGAGCCCTCTTCCTCATCCCCCGGAACCCTCCACCCAGGCTCAAGTCCAAGAAATG GTCTAAGAAGTTCATTGACTTCATCGACACGTGTCTCATCAAGACTTACCTGAGCCGGCCACCGACGGAGCAGCTGCTCAAGTTCCCCTTCATCCGCGACCAGCCCACGGAGCGGCAGGTCCGCATCCAGCTCAAGGACCACATTGACCGGTCTCGAAAGAAGCGGGGCGAGAAGG AGGAGACAGAATATGAATACAGCGGCAGTGAAGAGGAAGATGACAGCCACGGAGAGGAGGGAGAACCAAG CTCCATCATGAATGTACCTGGGGAGTCAACGCTACGCCGGGAATTTCTCCGGCTTCAGCAAGAGAACAAGAGCAACTCAGAGGCTTTAAAGCAGCaacagcagctgcagcagcagcaacagcgtGACCCTGAGGCGCACATCAAGCACCTCctgcaccagcggcagcggcgcATAGAGGAGCAGAAGGAGGAGCGGCGGAGGGTTGAGGAG caacaGCGGCGTGAGCGCGAGCAGCGGAAGCTGCAGGAGAAGGAGCAGCAGCGGCGGCTGGAGGACAGGCAGGCCCTGCGGCGGGAGGAGGAGAGGCGGCAGGCAGAACGGGAGCAG GAATACAAACGGAAGCAGCTGGAGGAGCAGCGGCAGTCAGAACGTCTCCAGAGGCAGCTGCAGCAGGAGCACGCCTACCTCAAGtccctgcagcagcagcagcagcagcagcagctccagaagcaacagcagcagcagcagcagcagcagcagatcCTGCCTGGGGACAGGAAGCCCCTGTATCATTATGGTCGGGGAATTAATCCTGCCGACAAACCTGCCTGGGCCCGAGAG GTAGAAGAGAGAACAAGGATGAACAAGCAGCAGAACTCTCCATTAGCCAAGACCAAGCCAAGCAGTACAGGGCCTGAGCCCCCTGTCCCCCAGGCCTCCCCTGGACCCCCAGGACCCCTTTCCCAAACCCCTCCTATGCAGAGGCCAGTAGAGCCCCAGGAGGGACCACACAAG AGCCTGGTGGCACACCGGGTCCCACTAAAGCCATACGCAGCACCTGTACCCAGATCCCAGTCCCTGCAGGACCAGCCCACCCGAAACTTGGCTGCTTTCCCAGCCTCCCATGACCCTGACCCTGCCACCCTTACCCCTACCGCCACGCCCGGTGCCCGAGGAGCTATCATCCGCCAGAACTCAGACCCCACGTCTGAAGGAcctggccccagccccagcccaaaCCCCCCAACCTGGGTCCGGCCAGATAATGAGGCCCCACCTAAG GTGCCTCAGAGGACCTCATCTATTGCCACTGCCCTTAACACCAGTGGGGCCGCAGGGTCCCGGCCAGCGCAGGCCGTCCGTGCCAG ACCTCGCAGCAACTCCGCCTGGCAAATCTATCTGCAAAGGCGGGCAGAGCGGGGGACCCCCAAGCCTCCAGGGCCCCCTGCTCAGCCCCCTGGCCCGCCCAACGCCTGTAG TAACCCCGACCTCAGGAGGAGCGACCCTGGCTGGGAGCGCTCGGACAGTGTCCTCCCAGCCTCTCACGGGCACCTCCCCCAGGCTGGCTCACTGGAGCGAAACCGTGTGGGAG CCTCCTCCAAACTGGACAGCTCCCCAGTGTTCTCCCCTGGGAACAAAGCCAAGCCTGAGGACCACCGCTCCCGGCCAGGCCGGCCCGCA AGCTATAAACGTGCAATTGGTGAG GATTTTGTTTTGCTGAAAGAGCGGACCCTGGACGAGGCACCCCGGCCTCCCAAAAAAGCCATGGACTACTCGTCATCCAGTGAGGAGGTGGAGAGCAGTGATGAGGACGAGGAGGAAGGCGATGGCGAGCCATCAGAGGGGAGCAGAGATACCCCTGGGGCTCG TGATGGGGACACGGACAGCGTCAGCACCATGGTGGTCCACGATGTTGAGGAGATGTCTGGGACCCAGACTCCATACGGGGGCGGTACCATGGTGGTCCAGCGT ACTCCTGAAGAGGAGCGAAGCCTGCTGCATGCTGACAGCAATGGTTACACAAACCTGCCCGACGTGGTCCAGCCCAGCCACTCTCCCACTGAGAACAGCAAAGGTCAAAGCCCCCCCTCGAAGGATGGAGGCAGTGAT TACCAGTCTCGCGGGCTGGTAAAGGCCCCTGGCAAGAGCTCCTTCACGATGTTTGTGGATCTAGGGATCTACCAGCCCGGAGGCAGTGGGGACACCATCCCCATCACAG CCCTGGTGGGTGGAGAGGGCGGTAGGCTCGATCAGCTGCAGTACGATGTGCGGAAGGGCTCTGTGGTCAACGTGAATCCCACCAACACCCGAGCCCACAGTGAGACCCCTGAGATTCGGAAGTACAAGAAGCGATTCAATTCCGAAATCCTCTGTGCAGCTCTTTGGG GGGTCAACCTGCTGGTGGGCACGGAGAACGGGCTGATGTTGCTGGACCGGAGCGGGCAGGGCAAGGTGTACGGACTCATTGGGCGGCGACGCTTCCAGCAGATGGATGTGCTGGAAGGACTCAACTTGCTCATCACCATCTCAG GGAAAAGGAATAAACTGCGGGTGTATTATCTTTCTTGGCTCCGGAACAAGATTCTGCACAATGATCCGGAAGTGGAGAAGAAGCAGGGCTGGACCACTGTGGGGGACATGGAGGGCTGTGGGCACTACCGCGTTG TGAAATACGAGCGCATCAAGTTCCTGGTCATcgctctgaagagctctgtggagGTTTATGCCTGGGCCCCCAAACCCTACCATAAATTCATGGCCTTCAAG TCCTTTGCTGACCTCCCGCACCGCCCTCTGCTGGTTGACCTGACAGTAGAGGAAGGACAGCGGCTCAAGGTGATCTACGGCTCCAGTGCTGGCTTCCATGCCGTGGATGTCGACTCGGGGAACAGCTATGACATCTACATCCCTGTGCAC ATCCAGAGCCAGATCACGCCCCATGCCATCATCTTCCTCCCCAACGCTGATGGCCTGGAGATGCTGCTGTGCTACGAAGACGAGGGCGTGTACGTCAACACGTATGGGCGCATCATTAAGGACGTGGTGCTGCAGTGGGGAGAGATGCCCACCTCTGTGG CCTACATCTGCTCCAACCAGATCATGGGCTGGGGCGAGAAAGCCATTGAGATCCGCTCAGTGGAGACTGGCCACCTAGATGGGGTCTTCATGCACAAACGAGCCCAGAGGCTCAAGTTCCTGTGTGAGCGGAATGACAAG
- the MINK1 gene encoding misshapen-like kinase 1 isoform X9 has product MDVTEDEEEEIKQEINMLKKYSHHRNIATYYGAFIKKSPPGNDDQLWLVMEFCGAGSVTDLVKNTKGNALKEDCIAYICREILRGLAHLHAHKVIHRDIKGQNVLLTENAEVKLVDFGVSAQLDRTVGRRNTFIGTPYWMAPEVIACDENPDATYDYRSDIWSLGITAIEMAEGAPPLCDMHPMRALFLIPRNPPPRLKSKKWSKKFIDFIDTCLIKTYLSRPPTEQLLKFPFIRDQPTERQVRIQLKDHIDRSRKKRGEKEETEYEYSGSEEEDDSHGEEGEPSSIMNVPGESTLRREFLRLQQENKSNSEALKQQQQLQQQQQRDPEAHIKHLLHQRQRRIEEQKEERRRVEEQQRREREQRKLQEKEQQRRLEDRQALRREEERRQAEREQEYIRHRLEEEQRQLEILQQQLLQEQALLLEYKRKQLEEQRQSERLQRQLQQEHAYLKSLQQQQQQQQLQKQQQQQQQQQQILPGDRKPLYHYGRGINPADKPAWAREVEERTRMNKQQNSPLAKTKPSSTGPEPPVPQASPGPPGPLSQTPPMQRPVEPQEGPHKSLVAHRVPLKPYAAPVPRSQSLQDQPTRNLAAFPASHDPDPATLTPTATPGARGAIIRQNSDPTSEGPGPSPSPNPPTWVRPDNEAPPKVPQRTSSIATALNTSGAAGSRPAQAVRARPRSNSAWQIYLQRRAERGTPKPPGPPAQPPGPPNACSNPDLRRSDPGWERSDSVLPASHGHLPQAGSLERNRVGASSKLDSSPVFSPGNKAKPEDHRSRPGRPASYKRAIGEDFVLLKERTLDEAPRPPKKAMDYSSSSEEVESSDEDEEEGDGEPSEGSRDTPGARSDGDTDSVSTMVVHDVEEMSGTQTPYGGGTMVVQRTPEEERSLLHADSNGYTNLPDVVQPSHSPTENSKGQSPPSKDGGSDYQSRGLVKAPGKSSFTMFVDLGIYQPGGSGDTIPITALVGGEGGRLDQLQYDVRKGSVVNVNPTNTRAHSETPEIRKYKKRFNSEILCAALWGVNLLVGTENGLMLLDRSGQGKVYGLIGRRRFQQMDVLEGLNLLITISGKRNKLRVYYLSWLRNKILHNDPEVEKKQGWTTVGDMEGCGHYRVVKYERIKFLVIALKSSVEVYAWAPKPYHKFMAFKSFADLPHRPLLVDLTVEEGQRLKVIYGSSAGFHAVDVDSGNSYDIYIPVHIQSQITPHAIIFLPNADGLEMLLCYEDEGVYVNTYGRIIKDVVLQWGEMPTSVAYICSNQIMGWGEKAIEIRSVETGHLDGVFMHKRAQRLKFLCERNDKVFFASVRSGGSSQVYFMTLNRNCIMNW; this is encoded by the exons ATGGACGTCACAGAG GATGAGGAGGAAGAAATTAAACAGGAGATCAACATGTTGAAAAAATATTCTCACCACCGTAACATTGCCACCTACTACGGAGCCTTCATCAAGAAGAGCCCCCCAGGAAACGATGACCAGCTCTGG CTGGTGATGGAGTTCTGTGGTGCTGGCTCAGTGACTGACCTGGTAAAGAACACGAAAGGGAATGCCCTGAAGGAGGATTGTATTGCCTACATCTGCAGGGAGATCCTCAGG GGTCTGGCCCATCTCCATGCCCATAAGGTCATCCATCGAGACATCAAGGGACAGAATGTGCTGCTGACAGAGAACGCCGAGGTCAAGCTAG TGGATTTTGGGGTGAGTGCTCAGCTGGACCGCACCGTGGGCAGGCGGAACACTTTCATTGGGACCCCCTATTGGATGGCCCCAGAGGTCATCGCTTGTGATGAAAACCCTGATGCCACCTATGATTACAGG AGCGACATTTGGTCTCTAGGAATCACAGCCATTGAGATGGCAGAAGGAGCTCCCC CTCTGTGTGACATGCATCCTATGCGAGCCCTCTTCCTCATCCCCCGGAACCCTCCACCCAGGCTCAAGTCCAAGAAATG GTCTAAGAAGTTCATTGACTTCATCGACACGTGTCTCATCAAGACTTACCTGAGCCGGCCACCGACGGAGCAGCTGCTCAAGTTCCCCTTCATCCGCGACCAGCCCACGGAGCGGCAGGTCCGCATCCAGCTCAAGGACCACATTGACCGGTCTCGAAAGAAGCGGGGCGAGAAGG AGGAGACAGAATATGAATACAGCGGCAGTGAAGAGGAAGATGACAGCCACGGAGAGGAGGGAGAACCAAG CTCCATCATGAATGTACCTGGGGAGTCAACGCTACGCCGGGAATTTCTCCGGCTTCAGCAAGAGAACAAGAGCAACTCAGAGGCTTTAAAGCAGCaacagcagctgcagcagcagcaacagcgtGACCCTGAGGCGCACATCAAGCACCTCctgcaccagcggcagcggcgcATAGAGGAGCAGAAGGAGGAGCGGCGGAGGGTTGAGGAG caacaGCGGCGTGAGCGCGAGCAGCGGAAGCTGCAGGAGAAGGAGCAGCAGCGGCGGCTGGAGGACAGGCAGGCCCTGCGGCGGGAGGAGGAGAGGCGGCAGGCAGAACGGGAGCAG gaaTATATTCGTCACAGGCTAGAGGAGGAGCAGCGACAGCTCGAGATCCTTCAGCAACAGCTGCTCCAGGAACAGGCCCTACTGCTG GAATACAAACGGAAGCAGCTGGAGGAGCAGCGGCAGTCAGAACGTCTCCAGAGGCAGCTGCAGCAGGAGCACGCCTACCTCAAGtccctgcagcagcagcagcagcagcagcagctccagaagcaacagcagcagcagcagcagcagcagcagatcCTGCCTGGGGACAGGAAGCCCCTGTATCATTATGGTCGGGGAATTAATCCTGCCGACAAACCTGCCTGGGCCCGAGAG GTAGAAGAGAGAACAAGGATGAACAAGCAGCAGAACTCTCCATTAGCCAAGACCAAGCCAAGCAGTACAGGGCCTGAGCCCCCTGTCCCCCAGGCCTCCCCTGGACCCCCAGGACCCCTTTCCCAAACCCCTCCTATGCAGAGGCCAGTAGAGCCCCAGGAGGGACCACACAAG AGCCTGGTGGCACACCGGGTCCCACTAAAGCCATACGCAGCACCTGTACCCAGATCCCAGTCCCTGCAGGACCAGCCCACCCGAAACTTGGCTGCTTTCCCAGCCTCCCATGACCCTGACCCTGCCACCCTTACCCCTACCGCCACGCCCGGTGCCCGAGGAGCTATCATCCGCCAGAACTCAGACCCCACGTCTGAAGGAcctggccccagccccagcccaaaCCCCCCAACCTGGGTCCGGCCAGATAATGAGGCCCCACCTAAG GTGCCTCAGAGGACCTCATCTATTGCCACTGCCCTTAACACCAGTGGGGCCGCAGGGTCCCGGCCAGCGCAGGCCGTCCGTGCCAG ACCTCGCAGCAACTCCGCCTGGCAAATCTATCTGCAAAGGCGGGCAGAGCGGGGGACCCCCAAGCCTCCAGGGCCCCCTGCTCAGCCCCCTGGCCCGCCCAACGCCTGTAG TAACCCCGACCTCAGGAGGAGCGACCCTGGCTGGGAGCGCTCGGACAGTGTCCTCCCAGCCTCTCACGGGCACCTCCCCCAGGCTGGCTCACTGGAGCGAAACCGTGTGGGAG CCTCCTCCAAACTGGACAGCTCCCCAGTGTTCTCCCCTGGGAACAAAGCCAAGCCTGAGGACCACCGCTCCCGGCCAGGCCGGCCCGCA AGCTATAAACGTGCAATTGGTGAG GATTTTGTTTTGCTGAAAGAGCGGACCCTGGACGAGGCACCCCGGCCTCCCAAAAAAGCCATGGACTACTCGTCATCCAGTGAGGAGGTGGAGAGCAGTGATGAGGACGAGGAGGAAGGCGATGGCGAGCCATCAGAGGGGAGCAGAGATACCCCTGGGGCTCG CAGTGATGGGGACACGGACAGCGTCAGCACCATGGTGGTCCACGATGTTGAGGAGATGTCTGGGACCCAGACTCCATACGGGGGCGGTACCATGGTGGTCCAGCGT ACTCCTGAAGAGGAGCGAAGCCTGCTGCATGCTGACAGCAATGGTTACACAAACCTGCCCGACGTGGTCCAGCCCAGCCACTCTCCCACTGAGAACAGCAAAGGTCAAAGCCCCCCCTCGAAGGATGGAGGCAGTGAT TACCAGTCTCGCGGGCTGGTAAAGGCCCCTGGCAAGAGCTCCTTCACGATGTTTGTGGATCTAGGGATCTACCAGCCCGGAGGCAGTGGGGACACCATCCCCATCACAG CCCTGGTGGGTGGAGAGGGCGGTAGGCTCGATCAGCTGCAGTACGATGTGCGGAAGGGCTCTGTGGTCAACGTGAATCCCACCAACACCCGAGCCCACAGTGAGACCCCTGAGATTCGGAAGTACAAGAAGCGATTCAATTCCGAAATCCTCTGTGCAGCTCTTTGGG GGGTCAACCTGCTGGTGGGCACGGAGAACGGGCTGATGTTGCTGGACCGGAGCGGGCAGGGCAAGGTGTACGGACTCATTGGGCGGCGACGCTTCCAGCAGATGGATGTGCTGGAAGGACTCAACTTGCTCATCACCATCTCAG GGAAAAGGAATAAACTGCGGGTGTATTATCTTTCTTGGCTCCGGAACAAGATTCTGCACAATGATCCGGAAGTGGAGAAGAAGCAGGGCTGGACCACTGTGGGGGACATGGAGGGCTGTGGGCACTACCGCGTTG TGAAATACGAGCGCATCAAGTTCCTGGTCATcgctctgaagagctctgtggagGTTTATGCCTGGGCCCCCAAACCCTACCATAAATTCATGGCCTTCAAG TCCTTTGCTGACCTCCCGCACCGCCCTCTGCTGGTTGACCTGACAGTAGAGGAAGGACAGCGGCTCAAGGTGATCTACGGCTCCAGTGCTGGCTTCCATGCCGTGGATGTCGACTCGGGGAACAGCTATGACATCTACATCCCTGTGCAC ATCCAGAGCCAGATCACGCCCCATGCCATCATCTTCCTCCCCAACGCTGATGGCCTGGAGATGCTGCTGTGCTACGAAGACGAGGGCGTGTACGTCAACACGTATGGGCGCATCATTAAGGACGTGGTGCTGCAGTGGGGAGAGATGCCCACCTCTGTGG CCTACATCTGCTCCAACCAGATCATGGGCTGGGGCGAGAAAGCCATTGAGATCCGCTCAGTGGAGACTGGCCACCTAGATGGGGTCTTCATGCACAAACGAGCCCAGAGGCTCAAGTTCCTGTGTGAGCGGAATGACAAG